ACCAGCCACCAACCACACGAGGGCGCTGCTGCATCAGcctagcacccccccccccccaccccgaatcaGCCGCGCAGATACACGTGCTCCTGCCTCCAACCTCCCCCGAGGTCAGGGCCCAGGGGGCAATCctcccccggggggtgggggggactgaaATGGGGTAAACCTGGCACCCATGGGgaacccccaaaccctgcacccaTTGGGAACACCCCCAGTCTACCTTGTCCCTGCAGGGAACCCCCCTACCCTGACACCCCAGGGaaccccccccaagccctacacccttgGGGAACACCCCCAAACTGCACCCTGTCCCTGCAGAGAGAACCCCCAACCCTGCGCTCATGGGAATCCCCCCTTCACCCTGACCCCCAAGGAGCCCACCCTACACCCATGGGGAACCCCCTTGCACCCTGACCCCCAGGGAAATCCCTCCAACCTTGCACTCCTGGGGCAACCCTCCCACTACATCCCATGGCACTGGGGGGGACCCCATTGTATTCCATggcccccaccctaccccctcaCTCACCAGGATAGGGCTCCAGCAGATGCAGGAGACGACCATGATGCCCACCAGCTGCACCACCATCTCGATGTCATGGGCCTTGGCACGCCGCTGCCCGCATTTGCGCTGGGTCCGCAGCCGCGCCCGCACCAGGGTGACCCCGCTCAGGGTGTTGCAGACCAGGGCGACCAGCAGGGAGGCCAGGCCCAGCAGGGAGAAGAGCAAGGCAAAGGTCACCTCACGCCAGCTCTCTGCTGGCTGCACCTTGATGAAGCACCAGGTGCCCGGGTACTGGATGGTGTAGCTCCCGAAGCTGAAGATGGGCAGCAGGGCGATGCCCAGGGCGGAGCCCCAGAGGCCCAGCAGGGTGAGTTTGGTCCGGACAGAGGTGACCAGCGAGGCATGGAGCAGCGGGCGCCTCACCCCCACGCAGCGCTCCACTGCCATGACGCAGCCCAGGAAGAGCGGGCACAGGCCGAAGAAGACCATGCAGGCGCCGAAGAACTGGCACATGGCGCCGGTGCTATCCATGGCATCCCATTTCAGCCGGGTGGCGTAGAGCCGCAGCACGAAGGCGCCCGGGATGACGTGCCCGGCGAAGTCTGTGATGACCAGGCTGCTGGCAAAGAGCAGGAAGGTGGCCTTGGAGCGGCGCCGGAAGCGGGCGTAGGACTGTGCCAGGATGGCCAGGGCCACCATGTTGGAGACAGCGCCCAGCATCATGGAGaagatgggcatggctggggAGGGTCCCCCCGGGCCCCCCTGGCCCCCCGAGGAGTTCCCCAGCCGCAAGCCGCCAACAGGCATGGGGAGGGgtgccccggggctgcagggcgCCCCCAGCAGGGAGGTGTTGGGCGGGTGGCTGGTGAACATCCTCTCAGCAGTGTCTGCAGCTGGCACCAGCCATGGGCATCTGTGGGAGGGTGGAGAGAGATGGGAATCAGGGGAGAGCCACTGCCACTAGGCCCCGGCAATGCCCCCACACGCTGGGGGCTGAACCCCATGGTCCCCTCTCCCGCCCCGCACTGGGGGAGGCACCCTCTGCTGGTTCCAGAGGGAGCTGTGGGCTCTCATTTACCCCCGCCCCCAGGCCTGCTGGGGTGGCCAGTTTGGAGCTGGGGCGGGAGAGGAAATGGGGGAATCGGGGCACGTTTCCTGGCTCTGTGGGGGTCCCCCAACTTTCAGGACATTTGAACCCAGGGCTGGCAGGGCGACTGGCCCCCGGTCAGGCAGGGCAGcgctgctggagcccagggtgCCCCTGTGGACTGGCACCAAGGAGCAGGACTGGCCCCTCTTGCCACTGCCTCCCCTGAGCCCGGGGAACGAACCCCCCGGGGAACCCCGTGTGGCCCCACGGGAGACACCCCCTGGCACTGGGTCGCTGGGCTGCAGAGAGCCCAGGGGTGACTcttgggggagcagagagaggagaaCCCAGACTCCTAGAAACCCCCCTTCCCTCGctctagaccccccccccccgagcagggGAATGAACCGGGgccctggcacccagccccctttcccccctgcaaAGAGCAGATCGGAGCTCAGCACCAGTCCCGGTCggtacgggggggggggcgattcTGTTTCATTCACCCCCCCATCAGGCCCCCCATTCCGGGGCCAGCAGTCCGGACCCCCCCCcagctacccccccacccccgagacgGCCCCGCGGTGCTGCCGTGGGGCCCGCGCCCCCTTACCGTGCTCAGAGGCACCCCGCGCCCCACTCCCAAGCGGCCGGATGGCTCGCCCCCAAGGGACCGCACGTCCGGGCCCCCCGCGCCCCGTCCCGGCTGCGAACGGGGCAGAGACGGAGCCGCCCTGGCCGAGGGATCGACGCCCCGTCGGGGGGCGCAGGGCTCGGGACCCGCTCggagacccccccgccccgcgcctcGGCAGCCGCCTTCCCCGGTGGGGCGAGTCCCAGCCCCAGGGTCCCGCGGTGCTGCGCTCTGCCTCCCCGGCCGGCCGTGCGTAGGGACCGGAGCGCTGCGCCCCCGAGCGCCCCCCTGCGCCCGGCCCCGCTCcgtccgcggggggggggggggggggagcgccggGCCGCCGCCAGGGG
The DNA window shown above is from Caretta caretta isolate rCarCar2 chromosome 20, rCarCar1.hap1, whole genome shotgun sequence and carries:
- the PTGER1 gene encoding prostaglandin E2 receptor EP1 subtype; translated protein: MFTSHPPNTSLLGAPCSPGAPLPMPVGGLRLGNSSGGQGGPGGPSPAMPIFSMMLGAVSNMVALAILAQSYARFRRRSKATFLLFASSLVITDFAGHVIPGAFVLRLYATRLKWDAMDSTGAMCQFFGACMVFFGLCPLFLGCVMAVERCVGVRRPLLHASLVTSVRTKLTLLGLWGSALGIALLPIFSFGSYTIQYPGTWCFIKVQPAESWREVTFALLFSLLGLASLLVALVCNTLSGVTLVRARLRTQRKCGQRRAKAHDIEMVVQLVGIMVVSCICWSPILIFVVLAVGDRSGSLSYQKLLLLGVRLASWNQILDPWVYILLRRAVLRKLCGVLCRQPPGKGSRFERWEVSSFHSSERSMVGRS